A genomic stretch from Petrimonas mucosa includes:
- a CDS encoding DUF4180 domain-containing protein has product MKNETHQINETQIAEVISEVNVINRIEDGLNLLGTLYYQGFDKIILHEKNITPDFFDLKSGIAGEILQKFSNYRVRLAIVGDFTKYGSRSLKDFIVESNKRRDINFVSTSAEAIKILSAT; this is encoded by the coding sequence ATGAAAAATGAAACTCACCAAATAAACGAAACCCAAATTGCCGAAGTAATCTCGGAAGTGAATGTAATCAACAGGATTGAAGATGGATTAAATCTATTAGGAACCCTTTACTATCAAGGTTTTGACAAGATTATCCTTCACGAGAAGAACATCACCCCCGATTTCTTCGACCTTAAAAGCGGAATTGCAGGAGAAATCCTCCAAAAGTTTTCCAATTATCGGGTTCGTCTGGCTATTGTTGGAGACTTCACCAAATATGGCAGCAGGAGCCTAAAAGATTTTATAGTTGAGAGTAACAAGAGAAGAGATATTAACTTTGTATCGACCTCTGCAGAAGCAATTAAAATTCTTTCTGCCACATGA
- a CDS encoding YdeI/OmpD-associated family protein yields MNEIGLKKGAYRPTKESVTFFKTQNDFREWLEKNHETATELIVGFYKVNSGKPSMVWSESVDQALCFGWIDGVRKSIDEESYCIRFTPRRSNSIWSEINIKKVEKLTKAGLMKPAGLKLFSLRKEHKSGIYSYENDEAFLDKSYEAQLRANKMAWDFFIKQAPSYRKAVARWIMSAKQEQTRLARLMKTINVSEQQKRLT; encoded by the coding sequence ATGAATGAAATTGGATTAAAAAAGGGAGCATATCGCCCAACCAAAGAATCGGTGACTTTCTTCAAGACACAGAATGATTTTAGAGAATGGCTTGAAAAAAACCATGAAACGGCAACGGAACTCATTGTCGGATTCTACAAGGTGAATAGTGGCAAACCCTCCATGGTCTGGTCTGAATCGGTAGACCAGGCGCTCTGTTTTGGCTGGATAGATGGGGTCAGGAAATCGATTGATGAAGAGAGCTATTGTATCCGTTTCACACCACGCAGAAGCAATAGCATCTGGAGTGAAATCAATATCAAAAAGGTTGAAAAGCTCACTAAAGCAGGTCTGATGAAACCTGCCGGACTGAAATTGTTTAGTTTGAGAAAAGAGCATAAATCGGGGATCTACTCTTACGAAAATGACGAAGCCTTCCTCGACAAAAGCTATGAGGCACAACTCAGAGCGAACAAAATGGCGTGGGACTTCTTCATAAAGCAGGCGCCCTCCTACCGGAAAGCAGTAGCACGCTGGATCATGAGTGCCAAGCAAGAGCAGACCCGACTAGCCAGATTAATGAAGACAATAAATGTGAGTGAACAGCAGAAACGGCTAACATGA
- a CDS encoding SagB/ThcOx family dehydrogenase, which yields MKKGVLICLIFAFTTNLPAQNSESIALNPPSKDRGKSVMSALWQRKSVRDFDTAKITHQDLSDLLWAANGINRPEEGKRTAPSALNAQDIDIYLFNETGVYVYNAKQHTLELVAKGDNRKLFSGPVATDSHPSLILLLVSDISRFRIGENTQKLEWAAMDAGIVAQNILLFCSSIDMVGRPRAGMNKQSINELLHLNDQQYPMLNIPVSYKKD from the coding sequence ATGAAAAAGGGAGTATTGATTTGCCTGATATTCGCATTCACCACCAATTTGCCTGCGCAAAACAGTGAGTCGATTGCATTGAACCCGCCCAGCAAGGATCGGGGCAAAAGTGTCATGAGTGCTCTCTGGCAGAGAAAATCGGTAAGAGATTTTGATACTGCAAAGATCACACATCAGGATCTGTCCGATTTGTTGTGGGCCGCAAACGGCATCAACCGTCCAGAAGAGGGGAAGAGGACTGCCCCCTCGGCACTGAATGCACAAGATATTGATATCTATCTTTTCAATGAAACGGGGGTCTATGTCTACAACGCCAAACAACACACGCTTGAATTGGTTGCCAAAGGTGATAACCGGAAGCTATTTTCCGGTCCAGTTGCAACAGACTCCCACCCATCACTGATTTTGTTGCTGGTTTCCGACATCTCCCGTTTCAGAATTGGGGAGAATACCCAAAAGCTGGAATGGGCCGCAATGGATGCCGGCATCGTTGCACAAAACATACTGCTCTTCTGTAGCTCAATTGATATGGTTGGCCGTCCCCGGGCAGGGATGAATAAACAATCAATTAATGAGTTGCTTCACTTAAATGATCAACAATACCCCATGCTAAACATTCCCGTATCGTATAAGAAAGATTGA
- a CDS encoding outer membrane beta-barrel protein — translation MKTKVFTVVGMVLLFTTGIFAQNSNKRFGFEINGGASLATKELNNTSLNVGGGYELLLHYRLMTHLGAYAGWGWNKLSADNSFAGNDVCFEETGYLLGLQFTHPIGDSPFSYYLRGGALYNHIETENSEGDIINDTGHGLGFQLAGGASYDLGKSWSLTAGLKFNALNRDTDFNGTMMNFDYHYLSLRIGLIKQF, via the coding sequence ATGAAAACAAAAGTATTTACTGTCGTAGGAATGGTTCTGCTGTTCACCACAGGCATCTTCGCCCAAAACAGCAACAAGAGATTTGGATTTGAGATCAATGGCGGGGCCTCATTGGCAACAAAAGAGTTAAACAATACCAGCCTGAATGTCGGTGGAGGGTATGAACTTCTATTACACTACCGCTTGATGACTCATCTCGGGGCTTATGCAGGCTGGGGTTGGAATAAGCTGTCTGCCGACAACTCATTTGCCGGTAACGATGTCTGTTTCGAAGAGACGGGATATCTTCTCGGTCTTCAGTTCACGCATCCGATTGGTGATTCCCCATTTTCATACTATTTACGGGGTGGAGCTTTGTACAACCATATTGAGACTGAAAATAGCGAAGGCGATATCATCAACGATACAGGACATGGATTGGGCTTCCAGCTGGCTGGTGGAGCGAGTTATGACCTGGGAAAGAGTTGGAGTTTAACTGCAGGTCTGAAATTCAACGCGCTGAACCGGGATACAGATTTTAATGGAACGATGATGAACTTCGATTATCACTATCTCTCTCTTCGAATTGGACTGATAAAGCAATTCTGA
- a CDS encoding sensor histidine kinase, whose protein sequence is MVFKIDKELISYKQLAWLLMVLVVVIQVNVITYNHFSGYFALKNFQHFLLRLARGCSLSLLASLFVAYSDLMIIQVLKREAPWETKAIKRVVIEFGFTIIIAVFFSVCFTLFANALSPYSHALSNVLLNNALIFSVANILLISILEGLVFSRKKNEAELLANSLKEELTQIKFELLKSQINPHFLFNSLNVLSGLISKDAKKAEQFVDEFSHIYRYVLDTIEQTVTPLEKELDFIRSYFFLQEIRYGASLTHSINLPASIMNCYLPPLSFQIIVENAIKHNVVNESKPLHIDIAFENNFIIISNKIEPKISRGKSTGIGLKNLQKRYAMIGGIQPDFHVDNNRFIARLPIIEQY, encoded by the coding sequence ATGGTGTTCAAGATAGACAAGGAACTGATCTCCTATAAGCAGCTGGCTTGGCTGCTTATGGTTTTAGTTGTAGTCATACAGGTCAATGTCATCACGTACAACCATTTCAGTGGCTATTTTGCACTGAAGAACTTCCAGCATTTTCTTTTGCGTCTGGCACGTGGCTGTTCATTAAGCCTATTGGCTTCACTCTTTGTAGCATATTCAGACTTGATGATCATTCAGGTCTTGAAAAGAGAAGCTCCATGGGAAACGAAAGCCATCAAGAGGGTTGTGATTGAATTTGGTTTTACCATCATCATTGCAGTGTTCTTTTCAGTCTGTTTTACACTATTTGCCAATGCATTAAGTCCCTATTCACATGCTTTAAGCAACGTCCTGCTGAACAATGCACTTATATTTTCGGTAGCCAATATTTTATTGATCTCCATCCTCGAAGGTCTGGTCTTCTCTAGGAAGAAAAATGAAGCAGAGCTACTGGCCAACTCCCTGAAAGAGGAATTGACCCAAATCAAGTTCGAGCTGTTGAAGAGTCAGATCAATCCCCATTTTCTCTTCAATAGCTTGAATGTTTTATCGGGATTGATAAGCAAGGATGCAAAGAAGGCGGAACAGTTCGTAGATGAATTTTCACACATCTATCGTTATGTGCTCGACACCATCGAACAGACTGTCACCCCCCTGGAGAAAGAGCTCGACTTTATACGCTCATACTTCTTTCTGCAGGAAATTCGTTACGGAGCCTCTCTCACCCACTCCATCAACCTTCCTGCCTCAATCATGAATTGTTATTTGCCACCCCTCTCCTTCCAGATCATAGTTGAGAATGCGATAAAGCACAACGTGGTTAACGAATCGAAGCCGCTTCATATCGACATCGCTTTTGAAAATAATTTCATCATCATCAGTAATAAGATAGAGCCAAAAATATCTCGCGGCAAATCAACCGGAATTGGTCTAAAGAATCTACAAAAGAGGTATGCTATGATTGGTGGTATACAGCCAGACTTCCATGTGGATAACAACCGGTTTATTGCCAGATTACCTATAATTGAACAATATTGA
- a CDS encoding LytR/AlgR family response regulator transcription factor, with amino-acid sequence MDVLIIEDEKIAAEKLERLLLEVDPTIKVRAKIESIKKSVNWLMKNQADLIFLDIQLSDGISFSIFDQIQIINTPIIFTTAYDQYAIKAFELNSIAYLLKPIRINDLEASLRKYKTLKTSFTIDFDHLLKQIEGKEAEYKKRFIIQIGERLSKVDIENVAYFYIFEKSVYLKLFKGNSYPVDFSLDKLEEMVNPNEFFRINRKYLVNMRSITKMTTLSRSRVKLELIPQPEDNSDTIVSIERASNFWRWLDR; translated from the coding sequence ATGGATGTATTGATTATTGAAGACGAAAAAATTGCTGCCGAAAAGCTGGAGCGTTTGTTGCTCGAAGTTGACCCTACCATAAAAGTAAGGGCTAAGATCGAGTCGATTAAGAAATCTGTCAACTGGCTCATGAAGAATCAGGCAGATCTGATTTTTCTTGACATACAGCTTTCCGACGGGATCAGTTTCAGCATCTTCGATCAGATACAGATAATAAATACACCCATTATCTTCACAACTGCCTATGACCAGTATGCCATCAAAGCGTTTGAGCTGAACAGCATTGCATATCTTTTAAAACCCATTCGAATTAATGATCTGGAAGCAAGCCTCCGGAAATATAAAACACTAAAAACAAGCTTTACCATCGACTTTGATCACCTGTTGAAGCAAATTGAAGGCAAGGAGGCGGAATACAAGAAGAGATTTATCATCCAAATCGGCGAGAGACTCTCCAAGGTGGATATTGAGAATGTGGCATACTTCTATATATTTGAGAAGTCTGTTTACCTCAAACTGTTCAAGGGCAATAGTTATCCTGTTGATTTTTCACTTGACAAACTAGAGGAAATGGTCAATCCAAACGAATTTTTCCGCATCAATCGCAAGTATCTTGTCAACATGAGATCCATAACCAAGATGACGACATTATCCCGCAGCAGGGTCAAGTTAGAGCTTATCCCACAACCTGAGGATAATTCAGATACAATTGTGAGCATTGAACGGGCTTCCAACTTCTGGAGGTGGCTTGACAGATAG
- a CDS encoding IS1380 family transposase yields MQDKNSKKISFTACSVKKKFSSEQLTSYSGLSVTSDFINHCGIYGKLEHLFPTIRHNASRFSTAQILSSILLASLCGVHRLKRIENFTFDALVARLLKLPKNIDEDTIRRHLTGLGERGARSLHELLLDFTGLQVSRCGLKRVTLDCDSSTFTVYGNQQGAEVGYNSHKKGSKSYHPILCFVTEMKLLVNSWLRPGSAYTSNGVCEFVKETLAALPQKVEKVFFRADSGFFNGGLFNLLEDGKHEYLVKVKLKNLKDLLAGQTWQPIGPRTATCQFTHQCSGWRNPRMFYAVRIIKQMVEVDYFGEKQFVPEYEYFCYCSNLKGLDALQLHTLYGSRSESENWIEQTKNSLCAGKTITHDFWVNDILWQLSSFAYSLSVLMRYRGDFWVWRQEHSTFREWFIRVPGKVVKSGRQVTVKMPKEYYRKAGWRDFEQRITTTMTG; encoded by the coding sequence ATGCAAGACAAAAATAGTAAAAAAATCTCATTTACTGCCTGTTCAGTAAAGAAAAAGTTCAGTTCAGAACAATTAACATCATATTCAGGGTTAAGCGTAACCTCTGATTTTATCAACCATTGCGGTATTTATGGCAAGCTGGAACATCTTTTTCCAACCATCCGCCACAATGCAAGCCGTTTCAGCACAGCCCAAATACTCTCAAGTATCCTGTTGGCATCGTTGTGCGGTGTTCACCGTTTGAAGCGGATTGAAAACTTCACCTTTGACGCCTTGGTTGCCCGCTTGTTGAAGTTACCCAAGAACATTGACGAGGACACCATACGCCGCCATTTGACAGGTTTGGGTGAAAGGGGCGCCCGTTCGCTTCACGAGTTGTTATTGGATTTTACCGGCTTGCAAGTTTCCCGTTGCGGGTTAAAACGCGTGACGCTTGATTGCGACTCAAGCACATTTACCGTTTACGGCAACCAACAAGGGGCTGAGGTGGGTTATAACTCGCATAAGAAGGGTTCGAAAAGCTATCACCCCATCTTATGTTTTGTCACGGAGATGAAACTGCTTGTCAATTCATGGCTCCGCCCGGGTTCAGCTTACACCTCAAACGGGGTTTGTGAGTTTGTCAAAGAAACCTTGGCCGCTCTTCCCCAAAAGGTGGAGAAGGTGTTTTTCAGGGCCGACAGCGGTTTTTTCAATGGTGGATTATTTAATTTGTTAGAAGACGGTAAACATGAATATTTGGTGAAAGTAAAGCTGAAAAACCTGAAAGATTTACTTGCCGGGCAGACTTGGCAGCCGATTGGCCCACGGACGGCGACCTGTCAGTTTACACATCAATGTAGCGGTTGGAGGAATCCCCGCATGTTTTATGCCGTGCGCATCATAAAGCAAATGGTTGAAGTCGATTATTTTGGCGAAAAACAATTTGTACCCGAGTATGAGTACTTTTGCTATTGCTCGAACCTGAAAGGATTGGATGCCTTGCAGCTCCATACCCTTTATGGATCCCGATCAGAGAGTGAGAATTGGATCGAGCAAACCAAAAACTCGCTTTGTGCGGGAAAAACCATCACGCATGATTTTTGGGTAAACGATATTCTTTGGCAACTTTCGTCATTTGCCTACAGTTTATCGGTGCTCATGCGATACCGGGGCGACTTTTGGGTTTGGCGTCAAGAGCACTCTACCTTCCGAGAATGGTTTATCCGAGTGCCGGGAAAAGTGGTGAAATCCGGCAGGCAGGTCACGGTAAAAATGCCAAAGGAGTATTACCGAAAAGCGGGGTGGCGTGATTTTGAGCAGCGAATAACGACAACGATGACCGGATGA
- a CDS encoding IS4 family transposase: MLFGIFSRCDSMGEVCDSMRALEGKLNYLNMDCSPAKSTAGDALRDRSEELFKLYYFALIAYFRPLLSVSRKKDVSFEEFYAFDSSTFTLFSEVMKGVGRNRKDDGKKKGGLKVHMLTDIHADTAVFATISEAKMHDKKFLAHLNPAKGSMLVFDKAYNFYQQFADWTREGVNFVCRLKDNAKAQLQEVLFEKNLTKEEFGVYKIGHIHLEYKREKKPETLCLRLVYYKDEKGRKYKFITNNWEITPEEVALIYKYHWTIELTFKKLKQNFQLHFFYSETENGIKTQIWCTLIAHLLLNVVRVLSESKKAFSTIAALIRIHLISHLNLTWVVTEGRRAYTKRTKSRNKSPANVQMSLF, from the coding sequence ATGCTATTCGGGATATTTTCACGCTGCGATTCGATGGGCGAAGTGTGCGACAGCATGCGAGCTTTGGAAGGCAAATTGAATTACCTGAATATGGACTGTTCGCCGGCTAAAAGCACTGCAGGCGATGCTTTGCGCGACAGAAGCGAAGAGCTTTTCAAGCTTTATTATTTTGCATTGATAGCTTATTTTCGTCCGCTTTTGTCGGTCAGCCGAAAAAAAGATGTGAGTTTTGAAGAATTCTACGCCTTTGATTCAAGCACATTCACTCTGTTTTCGGAAGTCATGAAGGGTGTTGGGCGCAACCGTAAAGATGACGGCAAGAAAAAAGGCGGGCTAAAAGTGCATATGCTGACCGACATACACGCCGACACGGCGGTTTTTGCCACTATCAGCGAAGCCAAAATGCATGACAAAAAGTTTCTGGCACATCTAAATCCGGCAAAAGGCAGTATGTTGGTTTTCGATAAAGCCTACAACTTTTATCAGCAGTTTGCCGATTGGACAAGGGAGGGCGTAAATTTCGTCTGCCGCCTGAAAGATAATGCCAAAGCCCAATTACAGGAGGTTCTTTTTGAAAAAAATCTCACAAAAGAAGAATTTGGCGTTTATAAGATAGGACACATTCATTTGGAGTATAAGCGAGAGAAGAAACCCGAAACGCTATGTCTTCGCTTGGTTTACTACAAAGACGAAAAAGGCAGAAAGTACAAGTTTATCACCAACAATTGGGAAATAACGCCCGAAGAGGTGGCTTTGATTTATAAATACCACTGGACGATAGAGTTGACGTTCAAGAAACTGAAACAAAACTTTCAGTTGCATTTCTTTTACTCAGAAACAGAGAACGGAATAAAAACGCAAATCTGGTGTACGCTGATTGCACACTTGCTGTTGAACGTTGTAAGGGTTTTGTCCGAAAGCAAAAAAGCGTTTTCAACCATTGCTGCTTTGATCAGGATACACCTAATAAGCCATTTGAACTTAACATGGGTAGTAACCGAAGGACGCAGAGCCTACACTAAACGCACAAAAAGTAGAAATAAAAGTCCAGCAAACGTGCAGATGTCGTTGTTCTAA
- a CDS encoding DUF4372 domain-containing protein translates to MSKGKTKNLVGQPIFKQIVKMLPREQFDLLVQQCGSDRYYKTFFHGIS, encoded by the coding sequence ATGAGCAAAGGTAAGACAAAAAATTTAGTCGGTCAGCCGATTTTTAAACAAATTGTAAAAATGCTGCCACGCGAGCAGTTTGACTTATTGGTACAACAATGCGGTAGCGACCGTTATTATAAAACCTTTTTTCATGGGATCAGCTAA
- a CDS encoding Gfo/Idh/MocA family oxidoreductase — MKISRRSFLKKTSATVAAGMAMPSYLSSATSAVSASDRINVALIGCRNMGWSNLSDFMKSDEVRCLALCDIDNSVLNSRAKDLASLQNEKFDLYGDYRRILDRKDIDAVIIGTPDHWHCLQFVDACKAGKDVYVEKPIGNSIAECDVMVEAANRYERVVQVGQQQRSANLWKEMIEYLDSGILGDIARIHVYANFNYAAITNRVPDSEVPEGVDFDTWLGPAPDRNFNSQRFHGSWRMFWDYGGGLMTDWGVHLLDMALWAKRVKSMPLSVQANGGNFLFPDGVHETFDTQSVLYQFDDYIMTWENNAGMEFGPYGKNYGLIFTGSNGTLVANRDDWQVFPKGESVAEKIVKADYKDHRDHVMNFLDCVKKRDRNTACSIETGSLSAKYAQLGNIAARLSGTSLRYDDKKRTFGSAEADKYLKPVYRDPWVFPKV, encoded by the coding sequence ATGAAAATATCAAGACGTTCTTTTTTGAAGAAAACTTCTGCTACTGTTGCCGCAGGGATGGCTATGCCGTCGTATCTGAGCTCTGCAACTTCTGCTGTATCTGCAAGCGACAGGATTAATGTTGCGCTGATTGGTTGCCGCAATATGGGGTGGAGCAACTTGTCTGATTTTATGAAGTCGGACGAAGTGCGATGCCTGGCTTTATGTGATATTGATAATTCGGTTCTGAACTCTCGCGCAAAGGATCTGGCTTCCTTGCAGAATGAGAAATTTGATCTGTATGGTGATTATAGGCGTATTCTTGATAGAAAGGATATTGATGCGGTGATAATTGGAACCCCGGATCACTGGCATTGCCTGCAGTTTGTTGATGCCTGCAAAGCTGGTAAGGATGTTTACGTTGAGAAGCCTATCGGTAACTCAATAGCTGAATGTGATGTGATGGTTGAGGCTGCAAACAGGTATGAGAGGGTGGTGCAGGTTGGTCAGCAGCAGAGGAGTGCTAATCTTTGGAAGGAGATGATTGAATATCTTGACTCTGGTATATTGGGTGATATTGCACGTATTCATGTGTATGCTAACTTTAATTATGCTGCTATAACCAATAGGGTTCCTGATTCGGAAGTACCGGAAGGTGTTGATTTTGATACATGGCTGGGGCCTGCACCTGACCGTAATTTCAACAGTCAGCGTTTTCACGGTTCATGGAGGATGTTTTGGGATTATGGTGGTGGACTGATGACCGACTGGGGTGTGCATCTGCTGGATATGGCTTTGTGGGCGAAGAGGGTGAAGTCAATGCCTCTTTCTGTTCAGGCTAACGGTGGTAATTTCCTTTTCCCTGATGGTGTGCATGAAACTTTTGATACTCAGTCGGTACTTTACCAGTTTGATGATTATATAATGACCTGGGAGAATAATGCGGGCATGGAATTTGGTCCGTATGGCAAAAATTATGGATTGATTTTCACTGGTAGTAACGGTACTTTGGTTGCAAACAGGGACGATTGGCAGGTGTTTCCTAAAGGTGAATCGGTTGCAGAGAAGATTGTGAAGGCGGACTATAAGGATCACAGGGATCATGTTATGAATTTCCTGGATTGCGTGAAGAAAAGGGACAGGAATACTGCATGCTCAATTGAAACGGGCAGCTTGAGTGCTAAATATGCCCAGCTGGGTAATATTGCTGCCAGATTGAGTGGTACATCATTGCGGTATGATGATAAGAAAAGGACTTTTGGCTCTGCTGAGGCTGACAAGTATCTGAAGCCTGTTTACAGAGATCCCTGGGTGTTCCCAAAGGTATAA
- a CDS encoding 5-methylcytosine restriction system specificity protein McrC: MVYSSEEDPKKGISQSDLYQMLAYAVRFKVDEIILFYPNTISQNQENETSLSIKDALADNKEILIRAFQLPIIKRELLSSPLNEKPSLGELFESTKQDLKKRIEEIFIPMFD; the protein is encoded by the coding sequence ATTGTTTACTCGAGTGAGGAGGATCCTAAAAAGGGGATATCTCAGAGCGACCTTTATCAGATGCTGGCTTATGCAGTGAGATTTAAAGTAGATGAGATTATACTGTTCTATCCAAATACAATCAGTCAGAATCAAGAGAATGAGACATCTCTATCCATAAAGGATGCCTTGGCTGATAATAAAGAGATATTAATTAGAGCTTTTCAGCTGCCAATAATAAAACGGGAATTATTATCTTCTCCACTTAATGAGAAACCCTCTTTAGGTGAGCTGTTCGAGTCTACTAAGCAGGACTTGAAAAAAAGGATCGAGGAAATATTTATACCGATGTTTGATTAA
- a CDS encoding IS5 family transposase — MLAKQQDRSQHSLFFSLESTLNHKHPLFILANKIDWEMFEREFSPLYCPDHGRPAKPIRLMVGLLILKHIRDLSDESVVEQWSENNYYQYFCGEQEFQPRVPCEASELVHFRHRIGKEGIELILRESIRINGKDSNDKDVYIDTTVQEKNITFPTDDKLAKKIIKRCWKIADRNSLDLRQSYRRILKDLSYDQRFRNHPRNKGKARKADKKVRTIAGRLVRDVERKLGTMVDGYRNELDLYKRVLAQKKKDKNKVYSLHEVDVQCISKGKEHKLYEFGNKVSITRTGSGVIVGALSFRNEFDGHTLDKAIEQVEKLTERKPRNGICDRGYRGRSKVRDTLIHIPKSFSKALSTYRKNKERKYFRKRAGIEPVIGHLKEDHRLSCNYYKGITGDEINVMLAAAGFNFKRMMNKRKSSFWLFLEKIIVFLNRQLHPIRGGEILQTREKWAF, encoded by the coding sequence ATGCTGGCAAAACAACAAGACCGTTCACAACACTCATTGTTCTTTTCACTGGAAAGCACATTGAATCATAAGCACCCGCTATTCATTCTGGCCAATAAAATTGATTGGGAGATGTTTGAAAGAGAGTTCTCACCCCTATATTGTCCCGATCACGGACGTCCGGCGAAGCCCATTCGCCTGATGGTGGGATTATTGATCCTGAAACACATCCGAGATCTCTCGGATGAAAGCGTGGTGGAACAATGGAGTGAAAACAATTACTACCAGTATTTTTGTGGTGAACAGGAATTCCAACCTCGTGTTCCTTGTGAAGCGTCAGAGTTGGTTCATTTCCGTCACCGCATCGGCAAAGAGGGTATTGAGCTGATCTTAAGGGAGAGCATCCGTATCAATGGTAAAGACTCGAACGACAAGGACGTTTACATCGACACCACTGTCCAGGAGAAAAATATCACCTTCCCCACGGATGACAAACTGGCAAAGAAGATTATCAAGAGGTGCTGGAAGATAGCAGACAGGAACAGTTTGGATTTGCGCCAGAGTTACAGGCGAATCCTGAAAGATCTTTCCTACGATCAGCGCTTCCGAAATCACCCACGAAACAAGGGTAAAGCCAGGAAAGCGGATAAGAAAGTGAGAACCATAGCCGGACGGCTGGTACGCGATGTGGAAAGGAAGCTGGGTACCATGGTTGATGGTTACCGGAATGAACTGGACCTGTACAAGCGGGTACTGGCCCAGAAGAAGAAAGACAAGAACAAGGTTTATTCACTGCACGAGGTGGATGTGCAATGCATCAGCAAGGGGAAAGAGCATAAACTGTACGAGTTTGGAAACAAGGTATCCATCACACGAACCGGTAGCGGTGTAATTGTTGGAGCACTGAGTTTTAGAAATGAATTTGACGGGCACACGCTAGACAAGGCTATCGAGCAAGTAGAGAAGTTGACGGAAAGAAAACCCCGAAACGGTATCTGCGACAGGGGGTACCGGGGAAGAAGTAAAGTCAGGGATACACTCATCCACATCCCCAAATCCTTTTCAAAGGCTCTAAGCACCTATAGGAAGAATAAAGAGAGAAAGTACTTCCGCAAGCGGGCAGGTATTGAGCCTGTAATCGGACACCTGAAAGAAGATCACCGTCTCTCCTGCAATTACTACAAGGGAATCACCGGGGATGAGATCAATGTTATGCTCGCAGCTGCCGGATTCAACTTCAAAAGGATGATGAACAAGCGGAAGTCATCTTTTTGGCTCTTCCTTGAAAAGATAATTGTGTTCCTGAACAGGCAACTTCACCCCATCAGGGGAGGTGAAATTTTACAAACCAGAGAAAAATGGGCTTTTTAA
- a CDS encoding IS30 family transposase gives MKKYKQLTSEQRYAIYLGLENGDTQRTIASLIGVSPSAVSRELQRNKDKRGGDLYKHCRHRLKHRKRPVGSVRGIPNRRSIRERPVEADGKRFGDFEMDTMIGADQSEAILTVTERKTNLVMIGELPRGRDSKGLAKVLCRMLLPYKDVIRTITTDNGLEFAAHERITEMLEAPVYFTDPYLAWQKGSIENANKLIRQYIPKGASFKDYPPDRLKRIQHRLNERPRKKLDFNTPKVEFYKQLM, from the coding sequence ATGAAAAAATACAAACAGTTAACTTCAGAACAAAGGTACGCGATTTATTTAGGTTTAGAAAACGGTGACACCCAGCGGACGATCGCGAGCTTGATAGGTGTCAGTCCTTCAGCGGTGTCCAGGGAGTTGCAGCGCAACAAGGACAAGCGCGGGGGCGACCTTTACAAGCATTGCCGTCACAGGCTCAAGCACCGCAAGAGACCGGTGGGCTCCGTTAGAGGCATCCCCAACCGCAGGAGCATCCGGGAAAGGCCCGTGGAGGCCGACGGGAAGCGCTTCGGCGACTTCGAGATGGACACGATGATAGGGGCCGACCAGTCGGAGGCGATACTGACGGTGACGGAAAGGAAGACGAACCTCGTGATGATCGGGGAACTGCCCCGCGGAAGGGACTCGAAAGGGTTGGCCAAGGTGCTGTGCCGCATGTTGCTACCCTACAAGGACGTGATAAGGACGATCACCACGGACAACGGCTTGGAGTTCGCGGCGCACGAACGGATCACGGAGATGCTGGAAGCCCCGGTGTACTTCACCGACCCCTATTTGGCATGGCAAAAAGGATCGATCGAAAACGCGAACAAGCTCATCCGGCAATACATCCCCAAGGGGGCGTCCTTCAAGGACTATCCACCCGACAGATTGAAGCGGATACAGCACAGGCTGAATGAAAGACCGAGGAAAAAATTGGACTTTAACACACCCAAAGTTGAGTTTTACAAACAATTAATGTAA